The following proteins come from a genomic window of Methanosarcina sp. MTP4:
- the npdG gene encoding NADPH-dependent F420 reductase codes for MNSEKLKIAVLGGTGNIGEGLVLRLALQNLMDEGVKNEIIIGSRSSEAAEEAAKEALGELENCGFDTTEIRITGNSNLEAAKAADLIVLTIRFDNVPSLLEEIRKAIEGKILISPVVPMAKAGPIFEYRPPAEGSAAQAIKEMTPESTKVVAAFHNIAARKLKDIVKCKAVNDSVICSDDEEAKKLVIELTRHMGCLKPLDGGPLKNANTIESLTPLLINLAKLNGMKDLGVNFS; via the coding sequence TTGAATTCTGAAAAGCTGAAAATAGCTGTCCTGGGAGGAACCGGCAATATAGGAGAAGGCCTGGTGCTAAGGCTTGCCCTTCAAAACCTGATGGACGAAGGAGTTAAAAATGAAATAATCATCGGGTCCAGGTCGTCGGAAGCTGCAGAGGAAGCTGCAAAAGAAGCATTAGGAGAGCTTGAGAACTGCGGTTTTGACACCACCGAAATCAGGATCACCGGGAACAGCAACCTTGAAGCCGCAAAGGCAGCCGATCTCATCGTCCTCACAATCCGTTTCGATAATGTTCCATCCCTGCTCGAGGAAATCCGCAAGGCCATTGAAGGCAAAATCCTTATCAGCCCCGTTGTCCCCATGGCAAAAGCAGGCCCCATCTTCGAATACAGGCCCCCGGCCGAAGGCTCGGCAGCCCAGGCAATAAAGGAAATGACCCCGGAGTCAACAAAAGTGGTCGCAGCTTTCCATAATATTGCAGCCAGGAAATTGAAAGATATCGTCAAATGCAAGGCAGTCAACGATTCCGTAATCTGCAGTGACGATGAAGAAGCGAAGAAACTTGTCATTGAACTGACCCGCCATATGGGCTGCCTGAAACCCCTGGACGGCGGACCCCTGAAGAACGCAAACACAATCGAATCCCTCACCCCACTTCTGATAAATCTCGCAAAACTCAACGGGATGAAAGACCTGGGTGTAAACTTCTCCTGA
- the hdrB gene encoding CoB--CoM heterodisulfide reductase subunit B — MAKLSLFLGCIVPNRYPGIENATKICLEELDLDAVDLPGASCCPAPGVFKSFDKGTWLSLAARNVVISEKMERDVLTICNGCYASLADANIELKNDPEMKAQTNMCLKGIGMEYQGTVEVRHIIELLYEEIGPEKLKSYVTTPLDLKVALHYGCHLIKPTKERKLGNSENPTFFDELVEATGAESVDYTDKMMCCGAGGGVRSGHIEESLEMLEHKLACIQRAGVDCIVNACPFCHLQFDKGQLAVNEKFGTDYSIPVLHYSQLLGLALGISPDKLGIEQNAVQNLEFLAKVYEINAGIR, encoded by the coding sequence ATGGCAAAATTATCACTCTTTCTCGGTTGCATAGTCCCGAACCGTTACCCGGGCATTGAAAACGCTACGAAGATCTGCCTTGAGGAACTTGACCTTGACGCGGTAGACCTGCCAGGAGCCTCGTGCTGTCCTGCCCCCGGGGTTTTCAAGTCTTTTGATAAGGGGACCTGGCTGTCCCTTGCCGCCAGGAACGTCGTCATCTCCGAAAAAATGGAAAGGGACGTGCTGACCATCTGCAACGGCTGCTATGCCTCTCTTGCGGATGCCAACATTGAGCTAAAAAACGACCCCGAAATGAAAGCCCAGACGAACATGTGCCTGAAAGGAATCGGCATGGAGTACCAGGGCACGGTAGAAGTCAGGCACATCATAGAACTGCTCTATGAGGAGATCGGGCCTGAAAAGCTCAAAAGTTACGTTACGACTCCCCTCGACCTGAAAGTAGCCCTCCACTACGGCTGCCACCTGATAAAGCCTACAAAGGAAAGAAAACTCGGAAACTCGGAAAATCCTACTTTCTTTGACGAACTGGTCGAAGCCACAGGGGCAGAAAGTGTGGATTACACTGACAAAATGATGTGCTGCGGAGCAGGCGGCGGGGTGCGCTCGGGACACATAGAAGAATCCCTGGAAATGCTCGAGCACAAACTGGCATGCATCCAGCGGGCCGGAGTGGACTGTATCGTCAACGCATGCCCCTTCTGCCACCTCCAGTTTGACAAGGGGCAGCTCGCAGTGAACGAAAAATTCGGAACGGACTATTCCATCCCGGTCCTGCATTATTCCCAGCTCCTGGGCCTGGCCCTGGGGATCTCCCCTGATAAGCTCGGGATTGAGCAAAACGCAGTCCAGAACCTGGAATTCCTGGCAAAAGTATATGAAATCAATGCAGGGATAAGGTAA
- the hdrC gene encoding CoB--CoM heterodisulfide reductase subunit C, with protein MSDDEEVLEVLKAAGLDILSCMHCGTCTGSCPSGRHTGLNTRRILRDARKNRPVLEDKDLWLCTTCYTCQERCPRGIKITDALLEIRRLAVRKGLMLPEHRRVSEMVLEYGHAVPLDEETKKKREELGLDPLPNTAQHSPEALEQVRTLLRTCRFDELTAEK; from the coding sequence ATGAGTGATGACGAAGAAGTATTAGAAGTATTAAAGGCTGCAGGGCTTGACATTCTTTCCTGTATGCACTGCGGCACATGCACCGGAAGCTGCCCTTCGGGAAGACATACCGGGCTAAATACCAGAAGAATCCTGAGGGACGCGCGAAAGAACAGGCCTGTCCTTGAAGATAAGGACCTGTGGCTCTGTACCACCTGCTACACCTGCCAGGAGCGCTGCCCAAGAGGGATCAAAATAACAGATGCCCTGCTTGAAATCCGCAGGCTTGCGGTCCGTAAAGGGCTCATGCTGCCCGAGCACCGACGGGTTTCGGAAATGGTGCTGGAATACGGACATGCCGTCCCTCTCGACGAGGAAACGAAGAAAAAGAGGGAGGAACTGGGGCTGGACCCACTCCCTAACACAGCCCAGCACTCCCCGGAAGCCCTGGAACAGGTCAGGACCCTCCTCAGAACCTGCAGATTCGATGAACTGACGGCTGAAAAATAA